From Candidatus Tisiphia endosymbiont of Melanophora roralis, a single genomic window includes:
- the ruvC gene encoding crossover junction endodeoxyribonuclease RuvC, producing MIILGIDPSLAGMGWGVIDTKPLKYLDSGVIKTKSSEAMHKRLAFISSSLQKIIVQYKPAIVAMEETFVNINNVSSLKLGYARGAVMSLIGGYDIAFQEFKPNVIKKSVVGYGHAEKNQVLQMIKLLLPGAIAISNFDEADALAVAYVCWAYTSKTPIIEL from the coding sequence TTGATTATACTAGGAATTGACCCATCTTTAGCTGGTATGGGATGGGGGGTAATTGATACCAAGCCTCTGAAATATTTAGATAGTGGGGTCATAAAGACTAAATCAAGCGAAGCAATGCATAAAAGGTTAGCTTTCATTAGCTCGTCCTTGCAAAAGATAATAGTACAATATAAACCTGCTATTGTTGCTATGGAGGAGACATTTGTTAATATAAATAATGTTTCATCTTTAAAATTGGGATATGCTAGAGGAGCAGTCATGTCACTTATAGGAGGATATGATATTGCTTTTCAAGAATTTAAACCTAATGTTATCAAAAAATCTGTAGTGGGTTATGGTCATGCTGAAAAAAATCAGGTTCTGCAAATGATTAAACTTTTACTACCAGGAGCAATTGCAATCAGTAACTTTGATGAAGCAGATGCCCTTGCAGTGGCTTATGTTTGTTGGGCTTATACTTCAAAAACTCCCATAATTGAATTATAG
- a CDS encoding efflux RND transporter permease subunit, which yields MYLSEICIKRPVFATVLSLVVVILGAVFFTKLQIRGIPDISFPVITVYANYPGADALYMEKEITTRIEKALKTVKNLDTITSQSTTSSSHIVLRFLSSVDIETALNDVRSKISDISYIFPQGMSMPYVAKMDADNFPSLYLSISSDVYDDLQLTQIVQDSVKTILEKLETIGQVEIYGAKDYSMRIEPDPVKLYQHKMSVLEIESAIKKQNIYYPAGTIKTTARDFTVRLDGSLSKLEEFEKIILKVKDANILKLRDIAKIYLAPPDTEVIFRYNGKNSIALGLIKQSKANILDLSKEVRYSLDKIKKNLPKGITIDIAHDSSIPVRASIRSVFFTIMEALVLVMVVIYLFLASVKITLIPFVTVPISLIGTFIVMYYLGFSINIFTLLAMILAIGLVVDDAIVMLENIFRYNEMGHSPIEAAFLASKEIGFAIVAMTITLVSVFLPIGFIDGFIGKLFIEFAWTLAFCVLFSGFVAITLTPMMASRMINKNVQPPLGFLVKFDQFIKLVQGKYLYYLDLALDHKKKFSLIIALSLVVLVVSFIFVKKVFIPQEDDGFLQIFFTGPQGSSIKQSEKIVAEAEKILSPHKDIAGYLTIIGSGGSNSAFAFVPLKDWKERLMSQEDIKNMLNKQFQQIAGMSIFAQNPPSLVSGNARNAVEFTLQTSLEYDELDQISQKFVNKMKKDPVFINVGSDLNSSMPTIDVIVNRDKAYLLGVSLENIGITLQYLLAARKIGDFRMGNNLYDITMQYNLKYRNSTDHFSKILIPTNKPTNNLLPLSVVANMVEKVSIESYNHYNNSRSVTISSGLAPKQKITDAINSINTIADELLDSSTTTLEYIGEIKRMTESQSNLIVTFLFALLFIYLVLSAQFESFTDPILILIAVPFSITGGVLMLLICGNTLNMYSNIGLITLIGLITKNSIMIVEFANNLRDQGLTVREAVTRASSLRLRPILMTTLATIFGAMSLVISSGAGAAAQNSIGLVIVGGMSIGTLFTIFVIPVLYQSFKREYIQINELKN from the coding sequence TGCAAATTACCCTGGGGCAGATGCTCTTTATATGGAGAAAGAGATAACAACTCGTATTGAAAAAGCACTAAAAACTGTCAAGAACCTTGATACTATCACTTCACAAAGTACTACAAGTAGCAGTCATATAGTTTTAAGATTTCTATCATCGGTTGATATAGAAACAGCCTTAAACGATGTTCGGTCTAAAATATCTGATATAAGTTACATATTCCCCCAAGGTATGAGCATGCCTTATGTTGCTAAGATGGATGCAGATAATTTCCCTAGTTTGTATTTAAGTATCAGTAGTGATGTATATGATGATTTACAATTAACCCAAATTGTTCAAGATAGCGTAAAAACCATTTTAGAAAAACTTGAAACAATAGGTCAGGTTGAGATATATGGTGCTAAAGATTACTCTATGCGTATAGAACCAGACCCGGTAAAATTATATCAGCATAAAATGTCAGTGTTAGAAATTGAGAGTGCTATAAAAAAACAAAATATTTATTATCCAGCAGGAACTATTAAAACAACTGCACGTGATTTTACTGTAAGATTAGATGGCTCTTTAAGTAAACTGGAAGAGTTTGAAAAAATTATACTAAAAGTGAAAGATGCTAATATATTAAAGTTACGGGATATTGCTAAAATATATTTAGCCCCTCCAGATACTGAGGTAATTTTTAGATATAACGGAAAAAACTCGATAGCACTTGGTCTTATAAAACAATCGAAGGCAAACATACTTGATTTATCCAAAGAGGTTAGATATTCACTAGATAAAATAAAAAAAAATCTACCTAAGGGTATAACAATTGATATAGCCCATGATTCATCAATTCCAGTTAGGGCTTCAATCAGATCAGTATTCTTCACTATCATGGAAGCACTAGTTTTGGTTATGGTAGTAATATACCTGTTCTTGGCATCAGTAAAAATCACCCTCATACCATTTGTAACTGTTCCGATATCATTAATTGGTACGTTTATTGTTATGTATTATTTAGGATTTTCTATCAATATATTTACCCTTTTAGCAATGATATTAGCTATTGGTTTGGTAGTAGATGATGCAATAGTAATGTTAGAAAACATTTTTAGGTACAATGAAATGGGGCATTCTCCTATAGAAGCTGCCTTTCTTGCATCTAAGGAAATTGGTTTTGCCATTGTAGCGATGACTATAACACTTGTTTCAGTATTTTTACCAATAGGTTTTATAGATGGATTTATTGGTAAGTTATTCATTGAATTTGCTTGGACCTTAGCATTCTGCGTTTTATTTTCCGGTTTTGTGGCGATTACTTTAACGCCAATGATGGCAAGTCGAATGATTAACAAAAATGTTCAACCTCCTTTAGGGTTTTTAGTTAAATTTGATCAGTTCATTAAATTAGTACAAGGCAAGTATTTGTACTATTTAGATCTTGCTCTTGATCATAAAAAGAAATTCTCACTTATTATTGCACTATCTTTAGTTGTACTAGTTGTTAGTTTTATTTTTGTCAAAAAAGTTTTTATTCCTCAGGAAGATGATGGTTTCTTACAAATTTTCTTCACTGGTCCTCAAGGTTCTAGTATTAAACAATCAGAAAAAATAGTAGCAGAAGCTGAGAAAATACTTAGTCCTCATAAAGATATAGCAGGTTATTTGACAATAATTGGCTCTGGAGGTAGTAACAGTGCTTTTGCTTTCGTACCTCTTAAAGATTGGAAGGAAAGGTTAATGTCACAAGAAGATATAAAAAATATGCTTAATAAGCAATTTCAACAAATAGCGGGAATGTCGATTTTTGCTCAAAATCCACCTTCGTTGGTTAGTGGTAATGCTAGAAATGCTGTCGAATTTACTTTACAGACCTCACTTGAATATGACGAGTTAGATCAAATATCACAGAAATTCGTTAATAAAATGAAGAAAGATCCAGTTTTTATCAATGTGGGTAGTGATTTAAATTCTTCTATGCCGACAATTGACGTAATTGTTAACCGAGATAAAGCTTATCTGCTTGGTGTGAGTTTAGAAAATATAGGAATAACATTGCAATATTTGCTGGCAGCAAGAAAAATTGGTGATTTCAGAATGGGCAATAATCTCTATGATATAACTATGCAATATAACCTAAAATACCGTAATAGTACCGATCATTTTAGTAAGATACTGATACCAACCAATAAACCAACTAATAATTTGCTGCCATTAAGTGTAGTTGCTAATATGGTTGAGAAAGTGTCTATTGAGTCTTATAACCACTATAATAATTCTAGATCTGTAACGATTTCGTCAGGTTTAGCTCCAAAGCAAAAAATTACCGATGCCATAAATTCGATAAATACTATAGCTGATGAATTATTGGATAGTAGCACAACTACATTAGAATATATTGGAGAGATTAAAAGAATGACAGAATCACAAAGTAATCTTATTGTTACTTTCTTATTTGCTTTGTTGTTTATTTATTTAGTGCTTTCGGCTCAATTTGAAAGTTTTACTGATCCTATATTAATACTTATTGCTGTACCATTCTCAATTACTGGAGGGGTATTAATGCTCTTAATATGTGGTAATACGCTTAATATGTATAGTAATATTGGTTTGATCACTTTAATTGGTTTGATAACAAAAAATTCTATTATGATAGTAGAATTTGCTAATAACTTAAGAGACCAAGGACTAACTGTTAGAGAAGCTGTAACTAGGGCCTCTAGCTTAAGACTTAGACCTATTCTAATGACTACTCTAGCAACTATTTTTGGGGCAATGTCATTAGTGATTAGTTCTGGAGCAGGAGCAGCCGCACAAAATTCTATTGGTTTAGTAATAGTTGGTGGAATGAGTATAGGAACTCTTTTCACTATATTCGTTATTCCAGTTTTATATCAAAGTTTTAAAAGGGAATATATTCAAATAAATGAATTGAAGAATTAG